The window CCCCTTTTTGCAATCACACGCCTGTTCGTGACAGCAAATTCCGTTGTGAGAATGATAACCAGCGCCTGAATCCCTAGAAGGATCGAATACAGGAAAAACCCTACAGTGGTTAGCAACAAAATTCCTGCAAGCAGTCCCGATGCTACATCGCCCTGACTACCCGTACTGAGAGCGTAGGCAAAGAAACCAATGCTCGCTATGAAGGAAAAGACTGAGGGCAGAAATACCGCAGGATGAACACGAGCAGTAAAGAGAATCTTCTCGTTCGGCATTAGATTGTCTTGGATGTAGCCCATTGTTAGTGCTCCCTGTTCATTGCGCACTCATGCTTGTCACAAGAGAGAGAAGGCGGCTAACGGCCAGCGTCAGCGGCTGGCCGAGGCCGCAGGCCAGTCCGCTGCACGCCGGGGTTGGGCGGCGGCAACATGCACGACTCCGAACACTCAGTCATGGAGCAATACGTGGATGCCAGTGCTCCAAAAGCAGCGCGGCCC of the Chloroflexaceae bacterium genome contains:
- a CDS encoding PH domain-containing protein; this translates as MGYIQDNLMPNEKILFTARVHPAVFLPSVFSFIASIGFFAYALSTGSQGDVASGLLAGILLLTTVGFFLYSILLGIQALVIILTTEFAVTNRRVIAKRGFIRRHTLEILLPKVESISVNQNLLGRLLNFGTVTVTGTGGTRESFGVIVEPVEVRKRVTHIIERYMQSHAQSEQQAASLRSGG